The Triticum dicoccoides isolate Atlit2015 ecotype Zavitan chromosome 6A, WEW_v2.0, whole genome shotgun sequence genome has a window encoding:
- the LOC119315069 gene encoding uncharacterized protein LOC119315069, whose translation MAGGAADEPQIRVDPAVHEYQPDPLPRPLPRPHGAGEIPSPPIPEELLLDIFRRIPDPTDLVLTSAACVTFRRLIADRSFLRQYRKLHAPPLLGFVDEDEGLQLHPAERPYRSVPAARAVARAGDFSFSFVPAPAPPSPLGCHGHF comes from the coding sequence atggCCGGCGGCGCGGCGGACGAGCCACAGATCCGCGTGGATCCGGCCGTCCACGAGTACCAGCCCGATCCCCTTCCCCGTCCGCTGCCGCGGCCGCATGGTGCCGGGGAAATACCCTCGCCGCCGATCCCAGAGGAGCTCCTGCTGGACATCTTCCGCCGCATTCCCGACCCAACCGACCTCGTCCTCACCTCCGCCGCCTGCGTCACATTCCGCCGCCTCATCGCCGACCGCTCCTTCCTCCGGCAGTACCGCAAGCTCCACGCCCCGCCCCTCCTCGGCTTCGTCGACGAAGACGAAGGCTTGCAGTTGCATCCCGCCGAGCGGCCTTACCGCTCCGTACCGGCAGCCAGAGCGGTCGCCCGCGCCGGCGACTTCTCCTTCTCCTTCGTCCCCGCCCCCGCACCCCCCTCGCCGCTGGGTTGTCATGGACATTTCTGA